DNA sequence from the Leptospira limi genome:
TGTTCCACTTTTTTCTAGAACCGAAATTGCATTTTCAATTTCAGCCAAATTAGACATTCCAGTAGATAAAATAATCTGTTCTTTGAAACTTCCAATTTTTCTCAAATATGGAAGATTGGTAATTTCCCCTGAAGGGATTTTCCAAAGAGTAATTCCTAATGATTTCAAAAGATCCAAACTTTTTAAGTCAAAAGCAGTAGATAAAAATTCGATCCCAACTTTTCCACAATATGAAATCAATTCTTTATGAGCAGAATGATCAAGTTCTAGTTTTTTCAACATTGACAACTGAGAACCATCTTCCTTCATATTTTGAATTTGGTAATTTGCTCTAGTTGCTTTGGCGGAAGCAATAGCATCTGCCTGAAATGTTTGAAATTTCACAATATCTGCACCGGCTTCTTTCGCAATCTCAATCATTTGTTTAGCGATGTTTATATCACCATTATGATTGACCCCAGCTTCCGCAATGATCAACGTTTTCATGCGAATCGACTCACAAAAGTTTCACGGTCAGAGACATTTTTAATTACTATCGATCCCATTCCTACAATACAACCACTTCCAATGGAAACTCCTTCTTTTAAAATGGAGCCACTTCCAATAAACGAACCTTCTCCCACCTGGCAATGTCCGTTTAAAACGGCAGAAGTAGAAACATGGCAATGATCTTCAATTTTAACATCGTGTTCGATCAATGAGCGACTATTGATTATACAATTTTCCCCAACTATGGCTCCTGCATTTACAATGGAATGATGCAATAACATAGTACCGTCACCTATTTTAGCGTATTTTGATACATATGCCAAAGGTGAAACAATCGACGGCAAATTATATCCTAATGATTTTAATTTCAAATATATATTCTTTCTAATCTCAAACGTTTTAATTTGCCCGATAACAACGATTGCATTCCGTATCTTTTGACCAAGAGAAGGTAGATCGGAATCATCCCCAATCACATCATAATTCAAAACCGTTTTACCTTTCTCGGATTCACCACCAATCAAACCGACGATTTGGAACTTTCCCTCGGCTTCAATTACATCAATACAGGATTTTGCGTGTCCACCTGCTCCAATTAACAATATTTCTTTTTTATGCATGAATTAAATTAGAACTACTAGGAATATTAATTAATCTCATTTCTAAAGATTCAGAAACAGGTAAATTCATCTTCGAACAATGACTATAAGGCTTTAATTTATGAAGTAATGTCCAAGCAGGACGAGTCATAATCCCGGCTGAATTTGTCGCAGAAAGAATATTATCTCTTTCTCCGACCAAGGAAGGCTTCAAAACTAAAGTTTGAAGCCAATAGTTACTTTTGCAACCGTTAGGTTCCTTTTGAATCTTTACTTCTGCCATAGTTGAAAATGCATTTTCATAAAGATGAAACAGTTTTCTTTTCGATTCGAGTAACTCAGGAAGTTTCTCTAACTGAGCGCATCCTAAAGCTGCATTCAAATTAGGCAGTCTATAGTTATAACCGATAACATCATGAGTATATTCCCATGGATGTGGTATTTTTGCTGTGGTAGTGATATGTTTTGCCAAAATGGCTAATTCTTTATTGTTTGTAAGAATTGCGCCCCCCCCCCCTGTTGTAATGGTTTTGTTTCCATTAAAACTAAGGGTTCCGAGTAACCCCAAAGTTCCGGTATGTTTGCCAAAGTAATAACTGCCCAAAGATTCCGCAGCATCTTCCACTACTTTAAAATGGAAATCATTAGCCACTGCTAACAATTCATCCATAGCAACAGGATGCCCGAAAGTATGCATCGGGACAATTGCAGAAATTCTATTGCCAGTTTTTTTATTAAAACACTGACCGGATCTAACCTCTGCAATTGAATTTAAGTATTCTCTTAAAGAAGTCGGAGATACACCTAATGTTTTTTCTTCATTTTCTATAAAGTGCGGGTGTGCTTTTAAATAACTTACAGAATTTGCAGTAGCAATAAAAGTCAGTGAAGGAATAAAGACTTCATCGTTCTCTTCCACGCCCGCTAATTTTAAAGCAATCTGCAGGGCGGCAGTTCCGTTAACAACTGCTACAGCATGTTTTGCACCAGTAAATTCAGCGAGGTCTTTTTCAAACCGATCTACAAATTTACCTACAGAGGAAACAAATGTAGTATCTAAACATTCTTTTACATAGTTCCATTCGTTTCCATTAAAAACAGGTTCGTGTAAAGGAATGAATTCTTTTCCGTTACCTAAAACGGATTTTAGAATAGATACAATCTCATCTTTAATCATTTATATATTATAAATATCCGATTTATAACTAGATAAATTTTTCGGATTGGTGAACCACTGTATTGTTTCGGCCAATCCTCGTTTAAATCCATCCTTTCCACCGTATTCCGGAGCCCAACCTACTAAGTTTTTTGCTTTTTCGTTGGAGGCCCATAACCTTTCCACTTCACTTCCGGAAGGTCGAATACGGGCATCATCCGATTCAATGGTGATTTCTGTTTTCATAATTTCGGAAATTAATTGAACGGTTTCACCCACTGAAACCTCAAAATTGCTTCCGATATTAATAACTTCACCAATACTTTGATTCGAATCTAATATTTTTAAAAACCCTCTAACCGTGTCGGATACATAATTAAAATCCCTTGTAGGATGAACCGAACCTAGCTTAATTTTCTTTTTACCCTGAGCAATTTGAGTGATGATCGTAGGAATGATTGCTCTAGCTGACTGCCTTGGACCGTAAGTGTTAAATGGCCTAATGATAGTTACAGGTGTTTCAAAAGAATGATAAAAGGACATTGCTAATTGATCAGCTCCGATTTTGCTTGCAGAATAAGGTGATTGACCTTGCAAAGGGTGGTCTTCTGTAATAGGAACAAATTTTGCAGTCCCATAAACTTCACTTGTAGAAGTTACAATCACTCTTTTTATGTTTAGATCCTTCGCTGCTTGCAAAACATTCAAAGTTCCTTTAATATTTGTATCTATATAAGTATCGGGCGAATGATATGAATAAGGTATTGCAATCAATGCAGCCAGGTGCAAAACAGATTCACATCCTTTCATAGCTGATCTGACACCGTTTGGATCGCGAATATCACCAGAAAAAATTTCAAATTTTCCTTTCACATCATCAGAACATTGATCCAACCATCCCCATGAATTAAAGGAATTATAAAGAACGAATGCTCTTACTTGTTTTCCACTTCTCACAAGTGTTTCTACAAGATGTGAGCCGATAAATCCATCAGCACCAGTAACTAAAATCATATC
Encoded proteins:
- a CDS encoding acetyltransferase produces the protein MHKKEILLIGAGGHAKSCIDVIEAEGKFQIVGLIGGESEKGKTVLNYDVIGDDSDLPSLGQKIRNAIVVIGQIKTFEIRKNIYLKLKSLGYNLPSIVSPLAYVSKYAKIGDGTMLLHHSIVNAGAIVGENCIINSRSLIEHDVKIEDHCHVSTSAVLNGHCQVGEGSFIGSGSILKEGVSIGSGCIVGMGSIVIKNVSDRETFVSRFA
- a CDS encoding LegC family aminotransferase translates to MIKDEIVSILKSVLGNGKEFIPLHEPVFNGNEWNYVKECLDTTFVSSVGKFVDRFEKDLAEFTGAKHAVAVVNGTAALQIALKLAGVEENDEVFIPSLTFIATANSVSYLKAHPHFIENEEKTLGVSPTSLREYLNSIAEVRSGQCFNKKTGNRISAIVPMHTFGHPVAMDELLAVANDFHFKVVEDAAESLGSYYFGKHTGTLGLLGTLSFNGNKTITTGGGGAILTNNKELAILAKHITTTAKIPHPWEYTHDVIGYNYRLPNLNAALGCAQLEKLPELLESKRKLFHLYENAFSTMAEVKIQKEPNGCKSNYWLQTLVLKPSLVGERDNILSATNSAGIMTRPAWTLLHKLKPYSHCSKMNLPVSESLEMRLINIPSSSNLIHA
- a CDS encoding NAD-dependent 4,6-dehydratase LegB — encoded protein: MILVTGADGFIGSHLVETLVRSGKQVRAFVLYNSFNSWGWLDQCSDDVKGKFEIFSGDIRDPNGVRSAMKGCESVLHLAALIAIPYSYHSPDTYIDTNIKGTLNVLQAAKDLNIKRVIVTSTSEVYGTAKFVPITEDHPLQGQSPYSASKIGADQLAMSFYHSFETPVTIIRPFNTYGPRQSARAIIPTIITQIAQGKKKIKLGSVHPTRDFNYVSDTVRGFLKILDSNQSIGEVINIGSNFEVSVGETVQLISEIMKTEITIESDDARIRPSGSEVERLWASNEKAKNLVGWAPEYGGKDGFKRGLAETIQWFTNPKNLSSYKSDIYNI